A genomic stretch from Myxocyprinus asiaticus isolate MX2 ecotype Aquarium Trade chromosome 24, UBuf_Myxa_2, whole genome shotgun sequence includes:
- the igsf9b gene encoding protein turtle homolog A gives MVQKRLWLLNVTVAAALCLLRPSLSAESVVQGRVGGFAELGCSLTPPSEGATTPNLFPLHVVEWVRLGYNVPILIKFGGYTPRVHPNYRGRVSLSRGASLLVDKLTLEDEGWFECRILLLDRTTDEFQNGTWNFLSISVPPVFIKTPPAFLEVLLGESLTLHCEAHGNPKPIITWRKDGTTDKKHDTIQVLNETLLLSKVTRETSGMYKCHVSNPEGNLSHTTQLQVKGPPIIIISPEDTTMNMSQDAVLQCQAEAYPSNLTYEWWKQGQNVHHIETLKSRVKILVDGTLLISGVIPEDSGNYTCIPTNGLMTPPSASAYLKVKHPARVVRMPRETYLPAGMRGTIICPVQAEPPMLYVNWTKDGASLDLEQYPGWMVNSEGSVFITTANDDAVGMYTCTAYNSYGTMGQSDPTKVILKDPPSFRVSPRAEYLQEVGRELVIPCQSQGDPAPNITWTKVGPAPRSPFTVLSNGSLVLRPLSKDHQGAWECLATNRVATVSIGTMVLVLGTSPHAVTSVCVDPGMNQANVSWEPGFDGGYTQKFTVWVKPTVRGKHEWASIPVPTSKTSLLVTGLQAATSYQFSVLSQNKLGSGPFSEIVTIRTLAPSTEVPTVVTTIATFYPPTSLSANRTSAGVLLQWLPPPEEFPPITAFVLQARREKGEWVTLYRAIAVNATELIVQGLVRDSNYELRLLSRRDKLVSAPSESVVISTEGMENYPAPPSLLANVPEPLLAGVIGGMCFLFVAIILSLVATCIMSHKREQRRIKRRDDIPSAFQKSSSLQARSPSDSPDSVLKLKLCPPLNFFPNSSSSDRSDRSSFDKGSRSEYQDQRKQLLSSSSPPPHYTQFESHFGGTPSTTSAIESISRGPDGRFIIQPSLEDSTQTHITKNLRKEFPQSLGKGKGGGSNSRYFKESTKSNSENLERDGQRESPSALTVHHPDPERPPHSPGRVKAMARNFSRHGCFYSDEEQGCSDALLERASFNSISSEKRARDSLKKFRSVSDREDIERERLLHQAGYQSINRDSQLTEPSTMVSHLDGERERDNFSKCLRLVKERELIERELEQYSASRRAHAQDREQRRAKSASPLRKWTSVESEDPVWKPQDIHLRQKTRPSSLAQHVSDYRRGCYFSNTSSPMERLLPSSSSYIQWDISPVTSPTSLVPVQSLSEGNTPHSLYPHTRQQNLAKVDDSLVPEFTNVSRSPATQNSSLSLLSPTRDSPSPSRTIMSGVRARLLEIPQKNEKESPNRTLVEEGWMQERKVESETPAFRSTSPAPFSSQPLVMHQVVAGRDRDTSSSPYHLNPSTQSVTDTKEVRVNRRVSLSHSPSGYSTLPYDHQKAGTKDNGIVSEEPSSILSYNEQEKEGIRARSRKSDKCVFSDSPSCVSPLTLFENEAESDQSNFSRMSESMKVKFAPQPARMSPLLTSTILEYLSLPGFIEMSVDDPVEVTEPSESVLPSAELDTGTLLRVEPDVVPKSWEKHGQDHTEAKACHSGGTPVVPVVHQNPKGIPHFGPCSQLETRDTCVKSGPSDTSNKRFSAHKEKEQSSEPLLFQRSPGSQKQEYTLCSPAQTLVNTAKSVATIVSKSHNHAEKIQDSTSQQSQRHQTQGERTKKISSRIYQAPMPFMKKSVSIGPCRMLSGVGQPRPLLKKSISLGSQRWEHHESPKTYISETCYRDEFPHPDIRVKSYSLGRTPARYHPMSGPSWRGSVPFQPPTSYSLEKRCHIHRHPLSSYYHTPGPPVPEPSRRMESSLPCRQESDPRQQASIFPDSSRWPLSYQDTLRSVQHKYVPQDPSRPFGPTRIVARGDFLHPAEPRRDPQRPFLPRGYSWPSPYHTAFPLRERDFSKEVDKGAGAVKGCKEAEVRDIRGDGGRASYASQSSGRGSVGPYGHLRQSLSITPTLLSSPETTEESDRYRADQDLQEKRSKRRNTLVDESYEWDAAEYSVDHDILEAMKMERPQAGVGRGREFRHDRPRSTAGLRDFQSKCLYSISPPPIFQPPKRRYNRSLSDARFSALRQEFYEYRRAMESCSRDLRIPPDPDSDSSSALL, from the exons GTCGTGTGTCTTTGAGTCGTGGAGCATCTCTTCTGGTTGATAAACTGACGCTGGAGGATGAGGGCTGGTTTGAGTGCCGGATTCTCCTGCTGGACAGAACCACAGATGAGTTCCAGAATGGCACCTGGAATTTCCTTTCCATCTCAG TTCCTCCAGTGTTCATAAAGACACCACCTGCCTTTCTGGAGGTCCTGTTGGGTGAATCTCTCACACTTCACTGTGAAGCTCATGGAAACCCCAAACCCATCATCACCTGGAGAAAAGATGGAACTACAGATAAGAAACATGATACAATTCAG GTACTCAATGAAACCTTGTTATTAAGCAAGGTTACCAGGGAAACATCAGGAATGTACAAGTGTCACGTGTCAAACCCAGAAGGGAACCTCTCCCACACCACCCAGCTGCAGGTCAAAG GTCCTCCAATTATCATCATTTCCCCCGAGGACACCACCATGAACATGTCCCAGGATGCAGTTCTGCAATGCCAAGCGGAGGCGTACCCTTCTAACCTCACATATGAGTGGTGGAAACAAGGACAAAACGTGCATCACATCGA GACTCTGAAATCGCGGGTGAAAATCTTGGTGGATGGGACGCTCCTCATATCAGGTGTTATCCCTGAAGATTCTGGAAATTATACTTGCATACCCACCAATGGTCTAATGACTCCACCCTCTGCGTCTGCCTACCTCAAAGTTAAAC ATCCTGCACGAGTGGTCCGGATGCCCCGTGAGACTTATCTGCCTGCAGGTATGAGGGGAACCATCATATGCCCAGTTCAAGCTGAGCCACCAATGCTGTATGTTAACTGGACCAAAGATGGAGCCTCCTTGGACCTGGAGCAG TATCCAGGATGGATGGTCAACTCAGAGGGCTCTGTGTTTATAACCACAGCCAATGATGATGCTGTGGGCATGTACACGTGTACAGCCTATAACAGTTACGGGACCATGGGTCAATCAGATCCAACCAAAGTTATCTTGAAG GACCCACCCTCGTTCCGCGTCTCACCCCGTGCCGAGTATCTACAGGAAGTGGGCAGGGAGCTGGTGATACCCTGTCAATCTCAGGGAGACCCCGCCCCTAACATCACATGGACAAAG GTCGGTCCCGCCCCTCGCTCTCCATTTACAGTCCTATCCAATGGCTCTCTGGTCCTGCGTCCTCTCAGTAAAGACCATCAGGGGGCGTGGGAGTGTCTTGCCACAAACCGTGTGGCCACTGTCAGCATTGGAACCATGGTGTTAGTGTTAG GCACAAGTCCTCATGCTGTTACCTCTGTATGTGTGGATCCAGGGATGAATCAGGCCAATGTGTCCTGGGAGCCGGGCTTTGATGGGGGATACACACAGAAATTCACTGTCTG GGTAAAACCCACTGTGAGAGGTAAACATGAATGGGCATCAATCCCTGTACCAACATCCAAAACTTCCCTGCTGGTGACGGGTCTGCAAGCAGCCACTAGTTACCAGTTCAGTGTTCTTTCCCAAAACAAGCTGGGCTCTGGACCTTTCAGTGAGATCGTCACCATTAGGACACTTG CACCTTCAACTGAAGTGCCTACTGTGGTGACCACAATCGCAACATTTTACCCTCCAACCTCACTATCAGCCAATCGCACCTCAGCGGGTGTACTGCTGCAATGGTTGCCACCTCCAGAAGAGTTTCCACCAATCACAGCCTTTGTCCTTCAGGCGAGGCGGGAAAAGGGGGAATGGGTCACTCTATATAGAGCGATCGCTGTCAATGCGACAGAACTGATAGTTCAGGGACTTGTGCGG GACTCCAACTATGAGCTGCGTCTTCTGTCTCGCAGAGACAAACTGGTCAGTGCGCCCAGTGAATCAGTCGTCATCTCCACTGAAG GTATGGAGAATTATCCAGCACCTCCCAGCCTCCTGGCCAACGTCCCTGAACCCCTGTTGGCAGGCGTGATTGGAGGCATGTGTTTCCTGTTTGTAGCCATCATACTCTCTTTGGTGGCCACTTGCATAATGAGCCATAAAAGGGAACAACGCAGAATAAAGAGGCGTGATG ATATTCCCTCTGCCTTCCAGAAGAGTTCATCTCTGCA AGCTCGCTCGCCTTCTGACAGCCCCGACAGTGTGCTGAAGTTAAAGCTTTGCCCTCCCCTAAACTTCTTCCCCAACTCGTCCTCTTCTGATCGTTCAGACCGATCCTCGTTTGATAAGGGCAGCCGAAGTGAGTACCAGGATCAGAGAAAGCAGCTTCTCTCCTCGTCCTCTCCACCACCACACTATACTCAGTTTGAGAGCCACTTTGGGGGCACTCCATCAACCACATCTGCTATTGAGTCCATATCCAGAGGTCCTGATGGCCGCTTCATTATCCAACCCTCTCTAGAAGACTCCACTCAAACCCACATCACAAAGAATCTTAGAAAAGAATTCCCACAATCCCTTGGTAAAGGCAAAGGCGGTGGGAGTAACAGTAGGTATTTTAAGGAGTCCACTAAATCCAATTCTGAAAATTTAGAGAGGGATGGACAGAGAGAGTCACCCTCAGCATTGACAGTGCACCATCCCGATCCAGAGAGACCCCCTCACTCTCCAGGCAGGGTGAAGGCAATGGCCAGAAACTTCTCCCGTCATGGTTGCTTCTACTCAGATGAGGAGCAGGGCTGCTCTGATGCCTTGCTGGAGAGAGCCAGCTTTAATTCCATAAGCAGCGAAAAGAGGGCAAGAGACTCGCTAAAGAAATTCCGGAGTGTCAGTGATAGGgaagacatagagagagagaggttgcTTCATCAGGCAGGTTACCAATCCATAAATAGAGACAGCCAGCTGACAGAGCCCAGCACTATGGTTTCTCATCTGGATGGTGAACGAGAGAGGGACAACTTTAGCAAATGCCTGAGGCTGGTGAAGGAACGTGAGCTAATAGAGAGGGAGCTTGAGCAATATTCGGCCAGCCGAAGAGCACATGCACAGGATCGAGAACAAAGACGCGCCAAGTCTGCAAGCCCCTTAAGAAAGTGGACCAGTGTTGAGTCTGAGGACCCTGTTTGGAAGCCTCAAGACATCCATTTACGGCAAAAAACTCGACCCAGCAGCCTAGCCCAGCATGTATCAGACTATAGGAGGGGCTGTTATTTTAGCAACACAAGCAGTCCTATGGAGAGACTGCTCCCTTCTTCTTCCTCATACATTCAGTGGGACATAAGCCCTGTGACATCCCCAACCAGCCTGGTGCCAGTGCAGAGCCTCTCAGAAGGGAACACACCCCATTCCCTGTACCCTCATACACGTCAACAAAACCTTGCCAAAGTAGATGACTCATTGGTACCAGAGTTCACCAATGTCTCACGTTCACCAGCAACACAAAACTCCTCTCTCTCACTTCTGTCTCCAACCAGGGACAGCCCTTCTCCCAGTAGGACCATCATGAGTGGGGTACGGGCTAGACTCCTGGAGATACCCCAGAAAAATGAGAAGGAATCGCCCAATAGGACTTTAGTTGAAGAGGGTTGGATGCAAGAGAGAAAAGTGGAATCAGAGACTCCAGCTTTTAGATCAACATCTCCAGCTCCCTTTAGTTCTCAACCACTTGTGATGCACCAAGTAGTGGCAGGAAGAGATAGAGACACCAGTTCTAGCCCATATCACCTTAATCCCAGCACTCAAAGTGTTACAGACACAAAGGAGGTAAGGGTGAATCGCAGAGTCAGTCTGAGCCATAGTCCCTCAGGCTACTCTACATTGCCCTATGATCATCAGAAAGCAGGCACAAAGGACAATGGGATAGTAAGTGAAGAGCCCAGCTCCATACTGTCATACAATGAGCAAGAGAAAGAGGGTATCAGGGCTCGATCCCGAAAGAGTGACAAATGTGTCTTCAGTGACAGCCCTAGTTGTGTATCCCCCTTGACCTTGTTTGAAAATGAGGCTGAGAGTGATCAGTCAAATTTCTCCAGAATGTCTGAATCAATGAAAGTCAAGTTTGCTCCTCAACCAGCCAGGATGTCCCCACTGCTGACCAGCACCATCTTGGAATACTTGAGTCTTCCGGGTTTTATTGAGATGAGTGTAGATGATCCTGTAGAAGTGACTGAGCCTTCAGAATCTGTTTTGCCCAGTGCTGAGTTAGATACTGGGACACTTTTAAGAGTTGAGCCTGACGTTGTACCCAAAAGTTGGGAAAAACATGGTCAGGACCACACTGAGGCAAAGGCTTGTCACAGTGGGGGCACCCCAGTCGTTCCTGTAGTACATCAGAATCCTAAAGGTATTCCACATTTTGGACCCTGCTCACAATTAGAAACAAGAGATACATGTGTTAAATCAGGCCCATCAGACACCAGCAATAAACGTTTCTCAGCACATAAAGAAAAGGAACAGAGTTCTGAGCCTTTGCTTTTTCAGAGGAGTCCAGGGTCTCAAAAACAAGAATATACTCTGTGTAGTCCAGCACAGACATTAGTAAACACAGCTAAAAGCGTTGCAACAATAGTTTCCAAAAGTCATAACCATGCTGAAAAGATTCAAGACTCTACATCTCAACAATCTCAAAGACATCAAACTCAGGGTGAAAGGACAAAAAAGATATCCTCACGGATCTATCAAGCCCCCATGCCTTTCATGAAGAAATCAGTTAGCATTGGTCCCTGTAGGATGCTCTCTGGAGTTGGGCAGCCTCGTCCTTTACTTAAGAAATCTATTAGTTTAGGTTCTCAGAGATGGGAACATCATGAAAGTCCAAAAACTTATATCTCTGAGACCTGTTACAGAGACGAGTTTCCCCATCCAGATATAAGGGTCAAATCATATAGCTTGGGTCGTACCCCTGCACGTTACCATCCCATGTCAGGCCCATCATGGCGAGGGTCAGTGCCCTTTCAACCACCTACCAGCTATAGTCTAGAGAAACGCTGCCACATTCACAGACATCCCTTGAGTTCCTACTACCATACACCTGGCCCCCCAGTCCCAGAGCCATCAAGACGGATGGAATCATCTCTTCCTTGTAGACAGGAGTCAGATCCACGTCAACAGGCATCCATCTTCCCAGACTCCTCTAGGTGGCCTCTGTCCTATCAGGATACACTCAGGTCAGTTCAGCATAAGTATGTCCCACAAGACCCTTCTCGACCTTTTGGCCCAACCAGAATAGTGGCCAGGGGGGACTTTCTGCATCCTGCAGAACCCAGAAGGGATCCGCAAAGGCCGTTCCTCCCCAGGGGTTACAGCTGGCCTTCACCATATCATACAGCCTTTCCTCTACGAGAGCGGGACTTTTCGAAAGAGGTGGACAAGGGGGCGGGCGCAGTTAAGGGTTGTAAAGAGGCAGAAGTCAGGGATATCAGAGGAGATGGGGGCAGAGCCAGTTATGCCAGCCAGAGCAGTGGAAGGGGTAGTGTGGGGCCATATGGACACCTACGGCAGTCTCTCTCCATCACCCCAACCCTACTCAGCTCGCCAGAGACCACAGAGGAGAGCGACAGGTACAGGGCAGACCAAGACCTTCAAGAGAAGAGGTCAAAAAG aaGAAATACCTTAGTAGATGAAAGTTATGAATGGGATGCTGCAGAATACTCTGTGGATCATGACATCCTGGAGGCCATGAAGATGGAGCGGCCCCAAGCAGGTGTTGGGCGAGGAAGGGAGTTCAGGCATGATCGCCCCCGCTCCACCGCTGGCCTCCGGGACTTCCAGAGTAAAT GCCTGTACTCCATCAGTCCTCCCCCAATATTCCAGCCTCCTAAGCGCCGGTACAACCGTTCCCTCAGTGATGCCCGCTTCAGTGCTCTGCGACAGGAGTTCTATGAGTACCGCAGAGCCATGGAATCCTGCTCCCGAGACCTCCGCATCCCACCTGATCCAGACTCTGATTCCAGCTCTGCACTGCTCTGA